caaaatataaaatctatATAAGAATGTTACTCTGAGAAAATCCAAGTATGCACCTAGATGTAAGAAAACTGCAAAGTAATTAATAATTAACAATATTCTCAAAAAAGAACATGCCATAAAATAACAGCCAGAAAAATACTAACAACATTCTATAAATTGATAACTTTACAGGAAACATGATTCCTcaaaatatatctaaaatttaaatatactggGTGATTACAAATACATCTGAAATTAACAAATCCAATACAGTCTTTTAACTAAAGAAACTTACAttagttgttttaaaaaacagCAGCCATTAAGTTAAAAGTCAATTAATTTACCAAACagacgttttgttttgtttttgtttttgttttggagacagggtttctctgtgtactcggaaatctgcctgcctctgcctcccaagtgctgggactaaaggcatgtgccaccacagcccagcccaAACAGATTTTTATCACCAACATTCAAGTAGCTTTTTATACAGTTATTATTGTCGTTCCTTGCAGTGTGTCCTGGGCATTTTCAACTGTGGACTTAAGTTCTTGTCCTGCCCCAGTTTTCCAGCCACTGAAGAAAACAGGCAGGTGAAATAATGCCAAAGTTATTTTATTTGCCAAACCATACTTTAAAagtttttcagttatttttaagtatatgcttaagaatggaacaaaaataaaatcatttattataGTTTTTAGTGTATTTCAGGTTTTCAGTAATAGTTTGTAAAAACATTGCCTGTTTCTTCACATTTCTTGCTTATACAATATTGAATTACATGGAAAAATGTAATgactctaatttaaaattttcttttattttgtacaaTGACAATTTCATTTGGTTAGAAATGGTACATCTTAAATCTCCCAAGCAGTGCTCAAACCTTTCAGGTAGCCTAAGGTTTATTGAATGTTGTAATCCTCGAAACTTCCATTGCCCTAGTGCTGGAATAAAAGGCACACACCAACAAACCTGGCACAACAGGTTTTTATCCAATGTGTACTTGCAATGTAAGTAAAAATTACACAATTGCtcatattctctttgtttctctccatacttccttccttgcttgcaACAACAGCAAGCTGGATTCAAAGACTCTCAAGCGATTTACATTGGTCTAAGTTCTATCCACTGGATTTCTTTTCACTGTGAGTTCTTTCATGTTGGTGAAGATATGTAGAACATGTGAAAGCTTTCCCACACTGCTTACatacatatggtttctctccagtgtggttTCTTTCATGTATTTGGAGGGATTTTGAAAACGTGAATGCATGTCcacactgaacacacacatagggtttctctccactgtgaATTCTTTCATGATTGTAACAAGCCCTATGCTGGatgaaggccttcccacactgCTTACATGaataaggtttctctccggtgTGAATTCTTTCATGTTTGTGAAGGTATGTGGAACATGTAAACGCTTTCCCACACTGCTTACacacatagggtttctctccagtatgaatccTCTCATGAATGTAACAGGCACTGGAATAGGTGAAGGCTTTCCCACAGTGTTTGCAGgagtaaggtttctctccagtgtgaattcGTTCATGGATCAGAAGCTGAGAGGAACGAatgaaggctttcccacactgcTTACACACATAgtgcttctctccagtgtgagttcTCTCATGATTGTTACGGGTTGTGGGGTCACTGAAGGCTTTCCCGCAGTGCTTACAtaaataaggtttctctccagtgtgaattctTTCATGTTTGCGAAGGTATGAAGAACGTCCGAATACTTTCCCACACTGCTTACATGCATAAAGTTTTTCTCGGGTGTGACTTCTTTCATGTTGGAGAAGGTGGTAAGAATGAATACATGCTTTCCCGCATTGCTTACATACATAAggcctgtctcctgtgtgagtCCGTTCATGGTTATAACAGGCCCTTGGATGCATGAAAGCCTTCCCACAGTATTTACATGCAAACGTCTTCTCTCTAGTATGAATTTTATAATGTTTGATAAGGTGACTGGAATTAACAAAGGCTTCTCCACACTGCTTACACACAAAGGGTTTTTCTCCAGTTTGGATTCTTTCGTATGACTGAACATAACTACATGTCACGAGAGCTGTTTCAAGTTGCCTGAATTCATGGAGGTCATCTCCTGGATGTGTTGTCTTATAGTCTTGATCAGAAGTGAGACTCCTGTAGGGGTCGTTAGATTGTTTATTTCCACAGGCTTTCTCTTTGGAAGAATTCTCATGGGTAAGAAAAGACTCAGAATATGCAAAATCTTTCCAACATTTCTTATGCTTCACAACAGGCTTTTCCATACATTTCTGATGCTCATAGGGTTTCTCTACAGTTGGAACTCTAAGGTGCACATCTGACTGTGAGAGACCAATGGCATCCCTTTCACATGCACTGTTTCCATATACTACTATTCCATGAGGTATGTACTTATTTACAGTATGTTCTTGAGTCTGTTGGTGTGTTTGTCTATACTGAATACCACGTTCAAATTCATAGAATCCTTCAACCACGAgagtgctgaaaaaaaaaaaaagaatactaccACAGTCTTCTGGCTAGCCCCGAGAAGTGTTGGAGGCTGGGTACTGTGCCCACACTTGTTATTGCAATTAGAAGGCAAAGGCTGAAGAACtgcaagtttgaggtcaacctgagcCACATAGAAAGACCTCATACTAAGGGGGGAAAAAGAGTGTAGACTTTACTGCCACAATTTATAAACCTGAAATGATGGAACACTGAACTACAGGCCCTgagaacatcatacaaacttCTTAGTTCCTCTAGTATCATTGCTGTCTCCTAAAATAATCtacacatacatttacaaaaaGAATGGTGAAAAACACTACAGATACACAGTGGTTTATTTTGCTCATTTCATGCGTTGTTCTTTATTTATCCTTATTTCATGGCTGGCTCATATTTGGCAAACATGGTCTTTTGCAAAATTACCTAAATTGAATGCTCATTATGCAAGATGGTGAGGGTCAGCCTTTACGGAACTGACATAGCTGAATATTTTTAATGGAACAtcccaaacacacatatattctatATTCAAAGTCTaagaattattaaataatttcataCTCAAAGGAAAGTTTCTGTATATAAGAGAATTGGAAAATGTCTCATACAGCGTAAAGTTGCAAGACATTGTGCAACATTCCATTACAGAGCTGGGATGCTCTGAATGGTCAAGCTCAATGCAGTTCACAGTTAGCTGTAAATAGGGATTATTTACTTGGGTCTCAGATTTCCTATTACTCCAGTATTTGATATAAATTCCTTTTCTTTGAGCATACATTACCTCAGATTTCTCCTAATATTTTGGTAATCTTCTATATTTTCTTCCTCGGTTTTCCCTGAAAGGTAAACCCAAAGAAAGTATTATTCAACATTACATTAAAAATCATTACATTCTAGTTCCCCCCCCACACCCTGTGGGATAATGCAACAAGGCACACAATATTCACCAACATCTTTCAGTATTTTAAATTATGCAGGTACACAGATGAATATGAAACAGTTAtcatgctgtattttttttttttacctatggAGATCAGGTTGCTAAAGGTCTCCTTCATCACATCTCTGTAGAGCTCCTTTTGATAAGAATCCAACAAAGCCCACTCTCCTAAGGTGAAGTTCACAGCCACATCCTCAAAGGTCACTGGCTCCTAAAATAATCCACATACATTTTCAAGACTAATGGTGGAAAAACACTGGAAACATAGTGTGACTTGATTCCTTCACTTCATGATTTGTTCTTCATATACTCTCTATACATCATGGTTGGCATTACTTTTAGTATTTATAAATAGTAAATACTCATTTCCTATTCATCCTAACTCCCACACTGTCACATATTTTGATGCTAATATGGAACTATATGATAAATGAACACCATAAGATGAGTATCTCTTGTGATGTTAGCTTCGGTACTCTGTACActgcatttttattcatttggaaTCCATCAGAGTAGACACCAGCTCTAGGGAGCCTGTATAGTTAGTAGAAATGTCTATTTGTCGATATAGTTAATTATGAAAACTGAGGACATTCATTGGAATAGAAATTACCAGCTTAACGGTAAAGGGGGAGTCACCAACATGCAATGCATATATTATAACAATATAGTATTTTAAGTACTCCTAGTATCTTTCCAACTTTTTGCCTATTTCTGACATGCTAAGAGATTTTCTCTGATCAAAACCCCATTGAAATCTGGATGAATTTGCTCTTATCAGTACTGAGAGTGTGCacggtggtgcgtgcctttaatcccatactcaagaggcagaagtgcATCCATGTGCATTCAAGGCCAACCTTACTTACATAGCAAATGCCAGGACCCCCAGAGCTATGTAGTAAAATCCTgacaaaaaagaaggaaggaaggaaaaaacaaagaaagaaagagtctgAGAATGTCAGtcctaaagaaaacatttttgatcAACTCCACCTCTAcccctccaaggctcagggaacatcagaAAGAGGTAGAAAGACTTGAAGAGCCAGAGGGGGATACAAGTGCTATAAATGCTGACTTCTGAACAATAACATGGCTACTGTACTTGTGAATTCACAACAGCTATGGTTACCCGCACAGGATCAAGCCAGGCAAAATTTTGGCATAAATCGGGAAATTCTCTCCATGTTCCCACCTTTCCTAAAGAGCTGCTGGCAGTGGGCAGCTGCTGGAGGACAGAGTAGCACTCTTCTTTTAGGGTGTGGCCACTGGTAGTTTCCTATGCTTCAGTGCATGGTACCATATCAGTGCACATATGGCCTGTACTAAATGAGCTTAATGGcttataaggaagaaaaaaaagatatgacgTTAGGAGAGGGGCATGTTAGGAAGGACATTCAGGAAGTTAGAGGTGGAAAATGGAAGGCAGATATGATCATTATTTTATTACGCATACAATTctcatagaataaaaaaatatgcaAACAATCTCATCACTGGCATGACAGATAACATGAAATGTTTGCTGTCAAAGTGTGTTACACCAAGGCCAGATGGGAAAGATTGCTGTCAAAGCAGCTTGAGCAGCATCGCTGATGCATAAGGGGAAAGAAGAGAACCAGCTTCTGAAGGGGGGGCTGTCACTGACCCCCACTCTCTATGCTCCAGTGGATGGTAGCGTAGCCACACAGTCTACGGGCCCAATCCACTGCAGGCATTGCCACTTctgggcaagtggtcctgggttgtagGTAGGCTAACTGCATCTGCTCATTTCTCTCTCTGGTCCTCTCCCCTCATGCCAAGCTCTGCAGCTGACCATCTGCTGTAGCTTCCCCatgctctctgtctccttctccaaGGGATCACAGGCTCCCCTCCAAACTTCCTTCACCCCACTTGTTGCTTTAACCCAGGCCCCAAATCCAAAAGACATTCTCTGTTAACTAGTCAGTCACTCAAGCCAGCAAAGCAGGAAGGCTAAATGCAGACCTTCACCAtttcctctccatccctccaaGTCCAATCCTCCATTCTTATCCCCAGTTCTGTAGCAGACCTGCTGTGACTTCTCCTTACTCTGTGCCTGCATTCCCAAGAGACATGGATAAGAACCACATCTACCATTTAAATCACATGTTGAACCTCACACACTGACAGTGGGAGACTTTAATACCTCACTCTTGCCAATAGGCAGATaatagagacaaaaacaaaa
The sequence above is drawn from the Apodemus sylvaticus chromosome 20, mApoSyl1.1, whole genome shotgun sequence genome and encodes:
- the LOC127670565 gene encoding LOW QUALITY PROTEIN: zinc finger protein 491-like (The sequence of the model RefSeq protein was modified relative to this genomic sequence to represent the inferred CDS: deleted 1 base in 1 codon): MTRILSETSGPPWATNEGAAIAALFESRVAAGRRVVAWPGSLCLQLTVGPLGGTLLTSQAGNGKTEEENIEDYQNIRRNLSTLVVEGFYEFERGIQYRQTHQQTQEHTVNKYIPHGIVVYGNSACERDAIGLSQSDVHLRVPTVEKPYEHQKCMEKPVVKHKKCWKDFAYSESFLTHENSSKEKACGNKQSNDPYRSLTSDQDYKTTHPGDDLHEFRQLETALVTCSYVQSYERIQTGEKPFVCKQCGEAFVNSSHLIKHYKIHTREKTFACKYCGKAFMHPRACYNHERTHTGDRPYVCKQCGKACIHSYHLLQHERSHTREKLYACKQCGKVFGRSSYLRKHERIHTGEKPYLCKHCGKAFSDPTTRNNHERTHTGEKHYVCKQCGKAFIRSSQLLIHERIHTGEKPYSCKHCGKAFTYSSACYIHERIHTGEKPYVCKQCGKAFTCSTYLHKHERIHTGEKPYSCKQCGKAFIQHRACYNHERIHSGEKPYVCVQCGHAFTFSKPSKYMKETTLERNHMYVSSVGKLSHVLHIFTNMKELTVKRNPVDRT